The Spirosoma oryzicola region GCAGCAGGGTAAGGTACGCGCCTGGGGGATTTCGATTAATCGCTGGGAACCGGACAACAGCCTGAAGACGCTTCAAACGGGACTGATCGACGCGGTGCAGGTAATCTACAACATTTTCGACCAGAATCCCGAAGACAATCTGTTTCCGCTGTGTCGTGAACTCAATCTTGGCGTGATCGCCCGCGTTCCTTTCGATGAAGGTACATTGACGGGTACGTTTACGAAAGAAACGACATTCCCGGCCAACGACTGGCGTTCCACCTACTTTGTTCCCGAGAACCTGAACAGCAGCGTTGACCATGCCGACGCGTTGAAGCCGCTGATTCCCGAAGGCATGACGATGCCCGAAATGGCACTGCGATTCATCTTAAGCAATCCTGACGTTCACACTACGATTCCGGGAATGCGCCAACTACGAAACGTAGAAGCGAATACGGCGGTTAGCGATGGACGCGGTCTGTTACCAGAATTGCTGCACGAACTGAAAGGGCACCGCTGGGACCGTACGCCAACCGAGTGGAGCCAATAGCCCAGGGGGTAGGTATCGACCAAAAACGAATCGAGCCCGCAGGATTATGCGGGCTCGATTCATTACAAAAAACGGGGCTAACTTAGTACAGTGTTGTTACGCCGACTGGCTCACGTACGGTTACGCCTTCCTGAATAAAAGCAATCAGATCTTGGTTAAGACGGTCTTTTTCGGTCACATACAAACCGTGGGGAGCACCGTCGTAAACGATGTATTGCGCTGATGGTATCGCATTAGCGGTCCGTTCGCCCGATGCTTCGATGGGTACGGTCTTGTCATCGTCCCCGTGAATTACCAGCGTTGGCACATGTATCTGAGTTAAATCGTCGCGGAAGTCCGTAGTCGCAAACGCATTCGCGCAATCAAGCGTAGCCCGGTAAGAGGCTTCGTAAGCCCGGTAGAAATCGCCATCCAGATGCGCCTGGCTAACGGGCTTGCTCAGCAAGCCTACGCCGTAAAACTGCTTGCCAAAAGTTTGCAGAAAGTCAGCACGGTCCTTTTGAAGATTTTCCGTGATTTCATCGAAAACGCTCTGGTCAACGCCATCCGGGTTGTCTTCGGTTTTCAGCAGG contains the following coding sequences:
- a CDS encoding aldo/keto reductase yields the protein MNYRTFGRTGWEVSEIGYGMWGLADWTGSERSQIEKALDLAVERGCNFFDTAWGYGSGLSEQILGELLKRHPEKTLYSATKIPPKNRKWPSKPDFQLDDVFPSDYIVEYTEKSLQNLGVETIDLLQFHVWEDAWAEREEWQDTITKLTQQGKVRAWGISINRWEPDNSLKTLQTGLIDAVQVIYNIFDQNPEDNLFPLCRELNLGVIARVPFDEGTLTGTFTKETTFPANDWRSTYFVPENLNSSVDHADALKPLIPEGMTMPEMALRFILSNPDVHTTIPGMRQLRNVEANTAVSDGRGLLPELLHELKGHRWDRTPTEWSQ
- a CDS encoding alpha/beta fold hydrolase; the encoded protein is MSYIKVDTDASGNDVKLFYQDLGTGNPVVLIHGWPLSHSMWDYQLAELPAHGMRVIAYDRRGFGKSTQTWDGYDYDTLAADLKAVLDTLDLQNVTLVGFSMGGGEVARYMSRYGGARVSKVAFVSAVTPYLLKTEDNPDGVDQSVFDEITENLQKDRADFLQTFGKQFYGVGLLSKPVSQAHLDGDFYRAYEASYRATLDCANAFATTDFRDDLTQIHVPTLVIHGDDDKTVPIEASGERTANAIPSAQYIVYDGAPHGLYVTEKDRLNQDLIAFIQEGVTVREPVGVTTLY